Proteins from a genomic interval of Undibacterium parvum:
- a CDS encoding cytochrome b, which produces MQKNSYHTVSKSLHWIMFVLIALALAMIEVREDIPKGTPLRDSLKIWHMLVGQLVLLFVIVRVVARLSFRAPPAIPGPRWQTASAHAVHGLLYLLMFALPMSGVVFYQAAGKEVEFLGWILPHLVAPDPALKGNIKEIHETMGNVIYFLVGIHVLGALYHHFIVKDDTLKRMLPGKN; this is translated from the coding sequence ATGCAAAAAAATTCTTATCACACAGTCTCAAAGTCTCTGCATTGGATCATGTTTGTCCTGATCGCCTTGGCCTTGGCGATGATAGAAGTGCGGGAGGATATACCTAAAGGTACGCCGCTGCGCGATAGCTTAAAAATCTGGCATATGCTGGTGGGCCAGCTGGTATTGTTGTTTGTCATCGTCCGGGTTGTGGCGCGATTGAGTTTTAGAGCACCGCCTGCTATTCCCGGGCCACGCTGGCAAACGGCCAGCGCGCATGCGGTGCATGGCTTGCTGTATCTGTTGATGTTTGCCCTGCCGATGAGCGGCGTGGTGTTTTATCAGGCCGCCGGCAAGGAAGTAGAGTTTTTGGGCTGGATCTTGCCGCACCTGGTAGCACCCGATCCTGCGTTAAAAGGCAATATCAAAGAAATCCATGAAACCATGGGTAATGTGATTTACTTCCTGGTCGGTATTCATGTGCTGGGCGCTTTATACCATCACTTTATCGTCAAGGACGACACACTGAAACGGATGTTGCCCGGCAAGAATTAG
- a CDS encoding MFS transporter, whose amino-acid sequence MNDTTKAIHSKQAEAAKQNDKPRLALFRDTNFRWMISGGVISMLGDQFTIVALPWLVLKMTGDTLILGLVLALIGVPRALLILLGGAVVDRYSPKQVMMLSKYVNTVVLGLLAVLLMSDSLSLNVVYVLSLSLGISTAFSIPSGTAMIPRCIAAPQLQMANGIMLGLRQISMFLGPLLAGVLIALFGNTATDMTSASSLADARGLAAAFLFDSFSYALSAWTLSHVRLLALPQLELAGEGENAHPKPAARLWHSILEGLRYCWNDVMLRTCFLYWSAVAFFIMGPIQIALPVLANQLGDSAGTFGILIGCHGAGTLLGMLMSGLLPNRRFGNLGRTILLIDFIVGLLFVPMSLVVATWQGAALLLTIGTLGGYLHVAVYTWIQRQVPAAMLGRTMSIFMFIFMGIGPVSAAITGWVMRSISTSQLFIGSGALLILIVLLALLGSSMRSVVDQPA is encoded by the coding sequence ATGAATGACACGACAAAGGCAATTCACAGCAAGCAGGCCGAGGCTGCCAAGCAAAACGACAAGCCGCGACTGGCCTTATTTCGCGATACAAATTTTCGCTGGATGATCAGTGGCGGCGTGATCTCTATGCTGGGCGATCAATTTACCATCGTCGCCCTGCCCTGGCTGGTGCTCAAGATGACTGGCGATACGCTGATACTAGGGCTGGTACTGGCCTTAATCGGGGTGCCACGCGCCTTGCTGATACTGCTCGGTGGGGCCGTGGTTGATCGCTATTCACCAAAACAGGTGATGATGCTGAGCAAATACGTCAATACCGTGGTGCTGGGCTTACTGGCAGTACTGCTGATGAGCGATAGCCTGAGCCTTAACGTGGTCTACGTTCTGTCGCTGAGTTTGGGTATCTCTACCGCCTTTAGCATCCCCTCAGGCACAGCCATGATCCCTCGCTGCATCGCTGCACCACAACTGCAAATGGCCAACGGCATCATGCTTGGCTTACGGCAGATCAGCATGTTTCTCGGCCCCTTACTCGCAGGCGTTCTGATTGCGTTATTTGGCAATACTGCTACCGACATGACTTCTGCAAGCAGTCTGGCAGATGCGCGTGGCTTGGCTGCAGCCTTCTTATTTGATAGTTTCAGCTATGCTTTGTCTGCCTGGACGCTTAGTCATGTGAGGCTGCTGGCCTTACCTCAGCTTGAGCTTGCTGGCGAAGGGGAAAATGCACACCCCAAACCTGCCGCCCGGCTTTGGCATTCTATCTTGGAAGGCTTACGCTATTGCTGGAACGACGTGATGTTGCGCACTTGCTTTCTGTACTGGTCGGCAGTGGCATTTTTCATCATGGGGCCGATCCAGATCGCACTACCGGTGCTCGCCAATCAGCTCGGTGACAGCGCCGGCACTTTCGGTATTTTGATCGGCTGCCATGGCGCTGGTACGCTGCTGGGCATGCTGATGTCGGGCCTGCTGCCGAACCGGCGCTTCGGCAATTTAGGCCGCACTATCTTGTTGATCGATTTTATCGTCGGGCTGTTATTCGTCCCCATGAGCCTGGTAGTGGCAACCTGGCAAGGCGCCGCACTCTTGCTCACAATAGGCACGCTGGGCGGCTACTTGCATGTCGCGGTGTACACCTGGATACAGCGCCAGGTGCCAGCGGCCATGCTAGGCAGAACCATGAGTATTTTCATGTTCATCTTCATGGGCATAGGGCCAGTCTCGGCTGCGATCACCGGTTGGGTCATGCGTAGCATCAGCACCTCGCAATTATTTATAGGCAGTGGCGCGCTGCTGATACTGATCGTGCTACTGGCCTTGCTGGGTTCTAGCATGCGTAGCGTGGTCGATCAGCCAGCCTAA
- the hslO gene encoding Hsp33 family molecular chaperone HslO produces MNDTLQKFMFENAGVRGELVELPNTWQQILANHAYPPAVRTVLGELLAASALLSANLKFNGSMIMQIHGDGPVKLMVVECDADLNLRATAKLREAAIIADDASLSELVHGQGKGRFVITLDPNDKMPGQQAYQGIVPLDGESIAVVIENYMMRSEQLDTKLWLAADAQVARGLLLQKLPMNGGYQTSQEMSLEAMAEHEAEAWNRAVALGGTLKQEELLSTDIETLLHRLFWEETIRVFDPQLPKFLCNCTREKVGNMLKMLGEPEIKTAVAELGRLDINCDFCGRHYGFDAVDCTQLFVADTLAAGIESPSVSQH; encoded by the coding sequence ATGAACGACACACTACAAAAATTTATGTTTGAAAACGCCGGAGTACGTGGCGAACTAGTTGAATTGCCGAACACCTGGCAACAGATACTGGCCAATCATGCCTACCCGCCAGCGGTCAGAACGGTCTTGGGCGAATTGCTCGCCGCCTCGGCCCTACTGAGCGCCAATCTGAAATTTAACGGCAGCATGATCATGCAAATCCATGGCGATGGTCCGGTCAAACTGATGGTGGTCGAATGTGACGCCGATCTCAATCTGCGCGCCACTGCCAAGCTACGCGAAGCTGCGATCATCGCTGACGATGCCAGTTTGAGTGAGTTAGTCCATGGTCAGGGCAAAGGCCGCTTTGTGATCACGCTAGATCCGAATGACAAAATGCCGGGTCAGCAGGCGTACCAGGGCATCGTGCCTTTAGATGGCGAATCTATCGCGGTCGTCATAGAAAACTACATGATGCGTTCCGAGCAGCTCGACACTAAACTTTGGCTGGCTGCCGATGCGCAAGTGGCACGCGGCCTGTTGCTGCAAAAACTGCCGATGAACGGCGGCTATCAGACTTCGCAAGAAATGTCGCTGGAAGCCATGGCCGAACATGAGGCCGAAGCCTGGAACCGCGCCGTCGCTCTGGGTGGCACGCTAAAACAAGAAGAGCTGCTCAGCACCGATATCGAGACGCTACTGCACAGATTATTTTGGGAAGAAACCATACGCGTGTTCGATCCGCAACTGCCTAAGTTTTTATGCAATTGCACGCGTGAAAAAGTCGGGAATATGCTGAAAATGCTCGGTGAACCTGAGATCAAAACGGCGGTGGCAGAATTGGGACGGCTCGATATTAATTGCGATTTTTGCGGCAGGCACTATGGTTTTGACGCGGTCGATTGCACCCAATTATTTGTCGCCGACACGCTTGCTGCGGGGATAGAAAGCCCTAGCGTTAGCCAGCATTAG
- a CDS encoding MerR family transcriptional regulator, giving the protein MLLKIGELASRTGITVRTLHHYDKIGLLHPSARSAAAYRLYNRNDVAQLHRIQALRGLDLSLAEIAELLQGEGTGLQELIDQQVRGLEQQMLQTRELHRRLQSLSELLRSQDQPNLDYWLTTLSLMSSFGKYFSKSDLAILKQRKQSTQGNAELMMEPVIAAVRSLMDQGIASNDTRAVALSVRWHKIMNVAMAEDPRLFVKIEEMTRNELAVQALTGVDGGMLDYLTHATAEQRYQIYRKYLSPAELEHFRRRFFEDARAWIALFAAIRQQMELGNTVETVAVQDLLARWSTLSLRAWGDQASTLAKVRLAHENEAALSLGPGLSPELLAYVQQGLQYRDQISANNKKPDASDQPEQDTHHE; this is encoded by the coding sequence ATGTTGCTGAAAATCGGGGAATTGGCGAGTCGCACCGGCATCACGGTGCGCACCTTGCATCATTACGACAAAATAGGTTTGCTCCATCCATCAGCCCGCTCAGCGGCCGCCTATCGTCTATACAACCGCAACGATGTCGCGCAATTACACAGAATTCAGGCACTCCGGGGGCTAGACTTGTCACTGGCAGAAATCGCCGAGCTGCTGCAAGGGGAAGGCACTGGTTTGCAAGAGCTGATTGATCAGCAAGTGCGGGGTTTGGAACAGCAAATGTTACAGACGCGTGAACTGCATCGCCGTCTACAGTCTTTATCCGAACTACTGCGCAGCCAGGATCAACCCAATCTCGATTATTGGCTCACCACCTTAAGCCTGATGAGTAGTTTCGGAAAATACTTCAGCAAGTCCGATCTGGCGATACTCAAACAGCGTAAGCAAAGCACGCAAGGCAATGCCGAACTCATGATGGAGCCAGTGATCGCCGCGGTACGATCACTCATGGATCAGGGAATAGCCAGCAACGATACGCGCGCCGTAGCGCTCTCGGTGCGCTGGCACAAGATCATGAATGTCGCAATGGCAGAAGATCCCCGGCTGTTCGTCAAAATCGAAGAGATGACCCGAAATGAACTGGCGGTGCAAGCCTTAACCGGTGTCGATGGCGGCATGCTCGATTATCTGACGCACGCCACCGCCGAGCAGCGCTACCAGATTTACCGCAAATACCTGAGTCCAGCTGAATTAGAGCATTTCCGCCGCCGTTTTTTTGAAGATGCACGCGCCTGGATTGCACTCTTTGCCGCAATCCGCCAACAAATGGAATTAGGCAATACGGTAGAGACAGTAGCCGTTCAGGATTTACTGGCGCGCTGGAGCACGCTCTCGCTACGCGCCTGGGGGGATCAAGCAAGCACCCTCGCCAAAGTGAGGCTGGCGCACGAGAATGAAGCGGCCTTATCTCTAGGACCGGGCTTGAGCCCTGAGCTCTTGGCCTACGTACAACAAGGTCTGCAGTATCGAGATCAAATTAGCGCCAATAATAAAAAACCAGATGCATCAGATCAACCGGAACAAGATACTCATCATGAATGA
- the wecB gene encoding non-hydrolyzing UDP-N-acetylglucosamine 2-epimerase — protein MIHQKILLCMGTRPEIIKMAPIYHELKACNIETLLLHTGQHQDMADPMYGFFKIVPDFSLHLPRTSDKLFHLSALLLEQIGRALLEIQPTVVLVHGDTSSAAMAALAAFYQQIPVGHVEAGLRSHQDYDPFPEEKNREMIGRLARWHFAPTEQAKHNLMLENIPESRIHKVGNTIVDAVRLSDTQFKESVEQGSELEHGALKTLAAQSLNRRLILVTAHRRENLGAPLLSIAASVRELLQSEEDIVVVWPVHSNPKVRDTVHEVLKDLAPQHAKRLYLTKPLSYPSLVKLLKQAWLVLTDSGGIQEESACMQLPVMILRETTERPELIESGGGILIGTEQEVIVNQVRRLLHDSSAHSAMCGAKNPFGDGFAAARIRDILALNKHA, from the coding sequence ATGATTCATCAGAAAATTTTATTGTGCATGGGTACGCGTCCAGAGATTATTAAGATGGCGCCGATTTATCATGAACTGAAAGCCTGCAATATAGAAACCCTGCTGCTGCATACCGGTCAGCATCAAGACATGGCCGATCCTATGTATGGATTTTTTAAAATCGTGCCCGATTTTAGTCTGCACTTACCACGTACTTCGGATAAATTATTTCATTTGTCGGCTCTTTTGCTGGAACAAATTGGCCGTGCTTTGCTGGAAATACAACCCACCGTCGTGCTGGTGCATGGTGATACTTCTAGCGCCGCGATGGCTGCTTTGGCAGCGTTTTATCAGCAAATTCCAGTCGGTCATGTTGAGGCTGGTCTGCGTTCACATCAAGATTACGATCCCTTCCCTGAAGAAAAAAATCGAGAAATGATAGGGCGTTTAGCGCGCTGGCATTTCGCGCCTACTGAGCAAGCTAAGCATAATTTGATGCTAGAAAATATTCCTGAAAGTCGCATCCATAAAGTCGGCAACACCATCGTCGATGCGGTGCGTCTGAGTGATACGCAATTTAAGGAATCGGTAGAACAAGGCAGTGAATTAGAGCATGGCGCCTTGAAGACTCTGGCTGCGCAATCCCTGAATCGGCGTTTGATCCTGGTGACAGCGCATCGCCGTGAGAATCTAGGCGCACCGCTACTATCGATTGCCGCTTCGGTACGTGAGCTACTACAGAGTGAGGAAGATATCGTGGTAGTGTGGCCAGTTCATAGCAATCCCAAAGTGCGTGACACTGTGCATGAAGTATTGAAAGATTTAGCACCGCAACACGCCAAACGCCTGTATTTGACTAAGCCGCTGAGCTATCCAAGTTTGGTGAAACTACTCAAACAAGCCTGGCTAGTGCTGACCGACTCGGGTGGCATACAAGAAGAATCTGCCTGCATGCAGTTACCAGTGATGATCTTGCGCGAAACTACCGAACGCCCTGAGTTAATCGAGTCAGGTGGCGGCATTTTGATAGGCACCGAACAAGAGGTGATCGTCAATCAAGTACGGCGACTGCTGCATGATAGCTCGGCGCATAGCGCTATGTGTGGCGCTAAGAATCCATTTGGTGACGGTTTCGCTGCCGCCCGCATACGCGACATACTCGCGCTGAATAAACATGCATAA
- a CDS encoding response regulator produces MEQTALCVMVLDDDPLQIDFVSALLHSMGILNILSTVDGADALKLLESADPPPDLLICDLLMPNMDGFEFLAQLAVTKNQVPIVVMSGQTQAVRNSAKSLAQLKSLNYLGQLEKPINLAALQELIDQLPAR; encoded by the coding sequence ATGGAGCAAACCGCCTTATGCGTGATGGTGCTTGACGACGATCCACTGCAAATCGACTTTGTCAGTGCCTTGCTCCATTCTATGGGGATCTTAAATATTCTCAGTACCGTCGATGGTGCCGATGCCTTGAAATTACTGGAAAGCGCCGATCCGCCACCGGATTTGCTGATCTGCGATCTCTTGATGCCGAATATGGATGGTTTTGAATTTCTGGCGCAACTGGCGGTGACCAAAAATCAGGTCCCTATCGTGGTCATGTCGGGGCAAACTCAGGCCGTTAGAAATAGCGCCAAGAGTCTGGCGCAATTGAAATCACTCAATTATTTGGGACAGTTAGAAAAACCGATCAACTTAGCGGCTTTGCAGGAGTTGATCGATCAATTGCCAGCGCGCTAG
- the pdxR gene encoding MocR-like pyridoxine biosynthesis transcription factor PdxR, giving the protein MDYPLLYQNFLTQYPQLTGPRQRLLHECLRSAIRKGTLHAGLRLLGTRQLASELGLARNTVLYAYEQLATEGYVSSDRQGTVVVDLKSNVRLSVRLSVQLSGQLSVRAGESDAAQDVLPLAQARLSRRAQNQSHTHNQAQLQVQSQEGAALDSGASKNTVDAVLPDAALTSAFAPGVPALADFPQASWRRLLDRAWRSCSVAQLNYGEAAGELRLRVAIADHLRASRGVLCEADQVFITDGTQSSLDLCARLFADVGDIVWMENPGYKGALTAFHAAQLQVHAVSLDEQGLAPDEIDIVQHRPKLIYVTPSHQYPLGSVLSLSRRMQLINHALAAGALIIEDDYDSEFRHDGPPLAAMQGLVADAPVLYLGTFSKTMFPALRIGFMVVPKHLVAALTRALAHAVPRGRACDQLALAEFIQSGQFAAHLRKMRRLYRHRRDVLSAALSLHLGDLGVVCGGSAGMHLALILDARAPDTLVCAQALQQGIVVHPLSLHALSHAAPVFNGLVLGYAQIAPEQIEIAVEKLAHIVRQLVR; this is encoded by the coding sequence ATGGATTATCCGCTGTTATATCAAAATTTCCTCACACAATATCCGCAACTGACTGGCCCGCGCCAACGTCTTTTACACGAATGTCTGCGTTCTGCGATTCGCAAGGGGACGCTGCATGCAGGCTTGCGTTTGCTGGGAACGCGTCAATTGGCCAGCGAATTGGGTTTGGCGCGTAATACCGTGCTATACGCCTACGAACAATTGGCGACCGAGGGCTATGTGAGCTCGGATAGACAAGGCACGGTGGTGGTGGATTTGAAGTCGAACGTGCGGTTAAGCGTGCGGTTAAGCGTGCAGTTGAGCGGGCAGTTGAGCGTGAGGGCTGGCGAGTCAGATGCGGCTCAGGATGTATTGCCGTTAGCGCAGGCGCGCCTGTCACGCCGGGCGCAAAATCAGTCTCACACGCACAATCAGGCTCAGCTCCAGGTGCAGAGTCAAGAAGGCGCAGCTCTGGATTCTGGCGCATCAAAAAATACCGTAGATGCAGTGTTGCCAGACGCTGCTTTGACGAGCGCTTTTGCACCGGGGGTGCCTGCGCTGGCCGATTTTCCGCAGGCTAGCTGGCGCCGTTTGCTCGACCGGGCCTGGCGCAGTTGTTCGGTGGCCCAGCTAAATTACGGCGAGGCGGCCGGCGAGCTGCGTTTGCGGGTGGCAATTGCCGATCATCTTCGCGCTTCGCGCGGGGTCTTGTGCGAAGCCGATCAAGTGTTCATTACGGATGGCACGCAAAGTAGTCTGGACCTGTGTGCGCGCCTGTTTGCCGATGTTGGCGACATCGTCTGGATGGAAAACCCCGGCTATAAAGGCGCGCTTACCGCGTTTCATGCGGCGCAATTACAGGTGCATGCTGTGAGTCTCGATGAACAAGGGCTGGCTCCCGATGAGATCGATATTGTGCAGCACAGACCCAAGCTGATCTACGTCACGCCTTCACACCAATATCCGCTCGGGAGTGTGCTTAGTCTGAGCCGGCGCATGCAATTGATTAACCATGCACTGGCCGCTGGCGCCTTGATTATCGAGGATGATTACGATAGCGAGTTCCGTCATGATGGCCCGCCGCTGGCGGCCATGCAGGGCTTGGTGGCGGACGCCCCGGTGCTGTATCTGGGCACCTTTAGCAAGACCATGTTTCCGGCATTGCGGATCGGCTTTATGGTGGTGCCAAAACATCTGGTGGCCGCACTCACGCGCGCGCTGGCGCACGCCGTGCCGCGCGGACGCGCTTGCGATCAACTGGCCTTGGCCGAGTTTATCCAGAGTGGGCAGTTCGCTGCGCATTTGCGCAAGATGCGGCGCCTGTACCGGCACAGGCGCGATGTGTTGTCCGCTGCTTTGAGCCTGCATCTGGGCGATCTGGGCGTGGTTTGTGGCGGTTCGGCTGGCATGCATCTGGCATTAATACTCGATGCGCGCGCACCCGATACGCTCGTTTGCGCGCAAGCCTTGCAGCAGGGCATTGTGGTGCATCCGCTGAGCCTGCATGCGCTGTCGCATGCAGCGCCTGTTTTTAATGGACTGGTACTGGGTTACGCACAGATTGCGCCAGAGCAGATAGAGATCGCGGTAGAGAAATTGGCGCACATTGTGCGCCAGCTAGTCAGGTGA
- a CDS encoding pyridoxamine 5'-phosphate oxidase family protein yields the protein MTTSSTPIDHSTTAKQSASAPSERSRVRRLPAQADYQRSTLHAIIDAAYLCHIAFHDDNGSHCIPTACWRTGEYLYIHGSNGGRLLKLLACGTQACVGITLLDGLVLARSAFNHSMNYRSAVIYGQFERVEADVDKRAAMDALMDRIMPGRKLEARPGNDKEFAATTVMRISLDEAAAKTRSGNVVDDAEDMDIPIWAGILPLVETRMPALPDPAMNIPAPDYVSNWSKGSQLA from the coding sequence ATGACTACTAGCAGCACGCCTATCGACCACAGCACAACGGCCAAGCAGAGCGCCAGCGCGCCCAGCGAACGCAGCCGGGTACGCCGTCTGCCGGCACAGGCCGATTACCAACGTAGCACTTTGCATGCCATCATCGATGCCGCCTATCTGTGCCACATCGCCTTTCATGACGACAACGGCAGCCATTGCATCCCGACCGCTTGCTGGCGCACCGGCGAATACCTGTACATTCATGGTTCCAACGGTGGCCGCCTGCTGAAATTACTCGCCTGCGGCACCCAGGCTTGCGTAGGCATTACTTTGCTAGACGGCTTAGTATTGGCGCGCTCGGCCTTTAATCACAGCATGAACTACCGCTCGGCGGTCATCTATGGGCAATTTGAGCGCGTGGAGGCCGACGTCGACAAGCGCGCCGCCATGGATGCCCTGATGGACAGAATCATGCCCGGCCGCAAACTGGAAGCCCGCCCCGGCAACGACAAGGAATTCGCCGCCACCACGGTGATGCGCATCTCGCTAGACGAGGCCGCCGCCAAAACCCGCAGCGGCAACGTCGTCGACGACGCAGAGGACATGGATATCCCCATCTGGGCCGGCATCTTACCGCTGGTAGAAACACGGATGCCAGCGCTACCCGACCCAGCCATGAACATCCCGGCACCCGACTACGTCAGTAACTGGAGCAAGGGCAGCCAGTTAGCATAA
- a CDS encoding ferritin-like domain-containing protein, with amino-acid sequence MNSPISSSFSPEKSTIIAQNDLRALALRWLIEPNPSLKAAGVLALRQAWLANDLSLDRATEAASLNHAEVLIPGKPERPELVPPLGVKRRAMNTVEGRAVLIHALTHIEFNAINLALDAIWRFESMPQEYYSDWLQVAQEEAYHFNLLANHLVSLGFEYGDFPAHNSLWEMVERTQEDVLARMALVPRTMEARGLDATPAIRAKLGQAGDQAAAAILDIILRDEIGHVGIGNRWFAYLCQQRQLDPVSTYAELATLYRAPKLRAPFNLEARRAAGFSEAELLVLQAP; translated from the coding sequence ATGAATTCACCGATCTCCTCCAGTTTTTCTCCCGAAAAATCGACCATCATTGCGCAAAATGACTTGCGCGCGCTGGCGCTGCGCTGGCTCATCGAGCCAAATCCCAGTCTCAAGGCGGCCGGGGTATTGGCCTTAAGGCAGGCTTGGCTGGCGAACGATCTGAGTCTGGATAGGGCAACTGAGGCGGCCTCGCTGAACCACGCAGAGGTATTGATCCCCGGCAAGCCAGAGCGCCCAGAACTGGTGCCGCCTTTAGGTGTCAAACGGCGCGCCATGAACACGGTGGAGGGAAGGGCGGTATTGATTCATGCTTTGACGCATATAGAATTTAATGCCATTAATCTGGCACTCGATGCGATCTGGCGCTTTGAGTCTATGCCGCAAGAGTATTACAGCGATTGGCTACAAGTGGCACAGGAAGAAGCCTATCACTTCAATTTACTGGCAAACCATCTGGTTAGTCTAGGCTTTGAATATGGCGATTTTCCTGCGCATAATAGTTTATGGGAAATGGTAGAGCGCACTCAGGAAGACGTACTGGCAAGGATGGCCTTAGTGCCGCGCACTATGGAAGCGCGCGGCTTGGATGCCACGCCCGCCATCCGCGCCAAGCTGGGGCAAGCGGGTGATCAGGCCGCCGCCGCTATCCTCGACATCATCTTGCGCGATGAGATAGGCCATGTCGGCATAGGCAATCGCTGGTTCGCTTATTTGTGCCAGCAACGCCAACTAGACCCAGTCAGCACTTACGCTGAGCTAGCGACACTTTACCGCGCCCCCAAATTACGCGCCCCTTTCAACCTGGAAGCGCGCCGCGCTGCCGGCTTTAGCGAAGCCGAATTGCTAGTGCTGCAGGCGCCTTAA
- a CDS encoding YaiO family outer membrane beta-barrel protein: MHKSVFASLVLLLAHAPIQAEERLALSLKMSPQVAAEVVASEVVEIAESEQPEQPVAEPVAPEELAAAVAPLAVFRMSGYLELGVMQHQLTQNYPNWNGQFVRGFLRSAVDTAWQLEILASSQFGDSGTLLVLGNTYDINENWYTTNSIASSRGGFFLSQLKLDSAINRIWLDGKNLVTSVALGVVQAKDEHRDLSVMLSGAYHFSEPWVLEGGIRFNQSNPGGVASTGKYAALTYGRDQESIVSLRYGFGTEAYQTLGTNVQISNFASDVYTLTWRKWLRPKQGVQLRLEAYKNPNYSRNGVEVSVFQEF; this comes from the coding sequence ATGCATAAGTCTGTTTTTGCCAGCCTCGTACTGCTGTTGGCGCATGCCCCGATTCAGGCCGAAGAACGGCTTGCTTTGTCGCTAAAAATGAGTCCGCAAGTTGCGGCAGAGGTAGTCGCTAGTGAAGTCGTCGAAATAGCCGAGTCAGAGCAGCCAGAGCAGCCAGTAGCGGAGCCAGTTGCGCCGGAAGAGTTGGCAGCCGCAGTTGCGCCTCTAGCGGTATTTCGAATGAGTGGCTACCTGGAATTAGGGGTGATGCAACATCAGTTGACCCAAAATTATCCAAATTGGAATGGTCAATTTGTGCGTGGTTTTCTACGCTCTGCAGTCGATACTGCCTGGCAATTGGAGATACTCGCTTCTAGCCAATTTGGTGACAGTGGAACTTTGCTGGTCTTAGGAAATACCTACGATATCAATGAAAATTGGTATACCACGAATAGCATCGCCAGCAGTCGTGGCGGATTTTTTTTGTCGCAGTTGAAACTCGATAGTGCGATCAACCGTATCTGGTTGGATGGCAAAAATCTAGTCACTAGCGTGGCGCTTGGTGTGGTTCAGGCAAAAGATGAACATCGCGATTTAAGCGTGATGCTCTCTGGGGCTTACCACTTCAGTGAGCCATGGGTGCTAGAGGGCGGCATACGCTTTAATCAAAGTAACCCCGGTGGGGTCGCGTCTACCGGTAAGTACGCCGCACTTACTTACGGACGAGATCAGGAAAGCATAGTCTCCTTACGTTACGGTTTCGGCACCGAAGCCTATCAAACCCTGGGGACCAATGTGCAAATTTCTAATTTCGCGAGTGACGTGTATACCCTGACATGGCGCAAATGGTTGCGTCCAAAGCAAGGGGTGCAGTTGCGTCTGGAAGCCTATAAAAATCCCAACTACAGTCGCAATGGCGTAGAAGTATCTGTGTTTCAGGAGTTTTAA
- a CDS encoding gamma carbonic anhydrase family protein translates to MAIYQLADISPEIDPSAYITDSAKIIGKVKIDAMASIWFDVTIRGDNELIHVGENSNVQEGCILHTDPGCPLTIGKNVTIGHQAMLHGCSIGDGSLIGIQAVILNGAKIGKNCLVGAGALVTEGKEFPDNSLIIGTPAKAVRTLEAQDILRMHGNTQNYVERAQEYKTQLKQIG, encoded by the coding sequence ATGGCCATATACCAATTAGCTGATATTTCACCTGAAATTGATCCCAGCGCCTACATCACCGATAGTGCCAAGATCATAGGCAAGGTCAAAATTGATGCCATGGCCAGCATCTGGTTTGATGTCACGATACGTGGCGACAATGAGTTGATACACGTCGGTGAAAACAGCAATGTGCAGGAAGGCTGCATCTTGCACACCGATCCTGGTTGCCCGCTCACGATAGGCAAAAATGTCACCATCGGCCATCAGGCCATGTTGCATGGCTGCAGCATCGGGGATGGTTCACTGATAGGGATACAGGCAGTGATACTCAATGGCGCCAAGATAGGCAAGAACTGTCTGGTCGGAGCTGGTGCACTGGTCACCGAAGGCAAGGAGTTTCCGGATAATTCGCTCATCATAGGCACACCCGCCAAGGCGGTGCGCACATTGGAAGCCCAAGACATACTGCGCATGCATGGCAACACGCAAAACTATGTAGAGCGCGCGCAAGAATACAAAACGCAATTGAAACAGATAGGATAA